A genomic window from Xenorhabdus cabanillasii includes:
- the fadA gene encoding acetyl-CoA C-acyltransferase FadA translates to MENVVIIDGIRTPMGRSKGGVFRQIRAEDLSAHLMKSILKRNPSVQPEHIDDISWGCVQQTLEQGFNIARNSALLAGIPHSVPAVTVNRLCGSSMQSLHDGAHMIMTGDANIALIGGVEHMGHVPMTHGVDFHPKLSRNVAKAAGVMGLTAEMLAKMHGISREMQDEFAMRSHQRAAQATESKAFAGEIASIQGHDADGNLKLIDFDEVIRPDTNLKDLAALRPVFDPVTGSVTAGNSSALSDGASAMLIMSESKARELGLTPRARIRSMAVVGCDPSIMGYGPVPATQMALKKAGLNLSDIGMIELNEAFAAQSLACIKGLKLLDSMDDRINLNGGAIALGHPLGCSGARITTTLLNLMERKDVQFGLATMCIGLGQGIATIVERV, encoded by the coding sequence ATGGAAAACGTAGTCATTATTGATGGTATCCGTACCCCTATGGGGCGCTCAAAAGGTGGAGTATTCCGTCAGATCCGTGCCGAAGATCTCTCTGCACATTTGATGAAATCGATACTCAAACGCAATCCGTCAGTACAACCTGAACATATCGACGATATTTCTTGGGGCTGTGTACAACAAACACTGGAACAAGGCTTCAATATTGCCCGTAACTCGGCCTTACTGGCCGGGATCCCTCACTCAGTTCCTGCTGTTACAGTAAACCGTCTGTGCGGCTCTTCAATGCAATCGTTACACGATGGTGCCCACATGATCATGACGGGTGATGCCAACATTGCATTGATTGGTGGTGTTGAACATATGGGACATGTACCGATGACTCATGGTGTCGATTTCCATCCTAAGTTAAGTCGTAATGTAGCAAAAGCGGCTGGGGTGATGGGTTTGACCGCTGAAATGCTGGCGAAAATGCACGGTATCAGCCGCGAAATGCAGGATGAATTCGCCATGCGTTCACACCAGCGCGCTGCACAAGCAACAGAGTCAAAAGCCTTTGCTGGCGAAATCGCATCAATCCAAGGGCATGACGCTGATGGTAATCTGAAACTCATCGATTTTGATGAAGTGATCCGCCCCGATACTAACCTGAAAGACTTGGCTGCCCTGCGTCCCGTCTTTGATCCCGTCACAGGCAGTGTGACCGCAGGCAACTCTTCCGCGCTTTCAGATGGTGCATCTGCGATGTTAATCATGAGTGAAAGTAAAGCTCGTGAATTAGGGTTAACACCCCGTGCCCGTATCCGTTCAATGGCAGTCGTCGGCTGTGATCCTTCTATCATGGGTTATGGTCCTGTACCTGCGACACAAATGGCATTGAAAAAAGCAGGCTTGAATCTTTCAGATATTGGCATGATTGAGTTAAACGAAGCATTTGCAGCTCAATCTCTGGCTTGTATAAAAGGTCTGAAATTGCTGGATAGTATGGACGACAGAATCAACCTGAATGGTGGTGCTATTGCTCTCGGTCACCCATTGGGTTGCTCTGGCGCTCGTATCACGACAACCTTGCTGAACTTAATGGAGCGTAAAGATGTCCAATTCGGGTTGGCAACAATGTGCATAGGGTTGGGTCAAGGCATTGCCACGATTGTTGAAAGAGTCTAG
- the fadB gene encoding fatty acid oxidation complex subunit alpha FadB yields the protein MLYLSETIQVNWLKDGIAELIFNAPAAINKLDTKTVASLDKAVATLEQQSELKGLLIRSEKQAFIVGADITEFLSLFSAPAEKLRELLNLANNIFNRIEDLPVPTVSAINGYALGGGCELVLATDFRIASPDLRIGLPETKLGIMPGFGGSVRMPRLIGTDNALEIITAGKDISAEEALKNGLVDAVVPAEKLAEAAVSILEQAIKGDLDWKAARQPKLSPLKLNEVERTMSFTVAKGMVMKVAGPHYPAPITAVKTIEKAATLGRDEALKLESESFVALAHTSVARALVGIFLNDQYVKGLAKKHLKEVSTPQHAAVLGAGIMGGGIAYQSARKGVPVLMKDINQKALDLGINEAAKLLNKQFERGRLDAMKMAKMLSSIQPTLNYAGIEQSQVVVEAVIENPKIKAAVLAETESHINDDCILASNTSTIPITELAKSLKRPENFCGMHFFNPVHRMPLVEIIRGEKTSDKTISTVVAYASKMGKTPIVVNDCPGFFVNRVLFPYLAGFGMLLRDGGDFRQIDKIMEKEFGWPMGPAYLIDVVGIDTAHHAQSVMAQGFPDRMSRDYRDAIDVLFENQRYGQKNGIGFYKYTQDKKGKPKKEQDETTDQLLADVSQPKQTFSGEEIIARTMIPMINEVVRCLEEGVIASPAEADMALVYGLGFPPFHGGVFRYLDAMGTAAYVKLAESYAHLGALYQVPAGLKAKAESNESYYPAAAKLAVNPGETA from the coding sequence ATGCTCTACCTAAGTGAAACTATTCAAGTAAACTGGCTGAAAGATGGCATTGCAGAACTGATCTTCAATGCACCAGCTGCAATTAATAAATTAGATACAAAAACTGTTGCATCACTAGATAAAGCCGTTGCTACCCTTGAGCAACAATCTGAATTAAAAGGGCTGTTAATACGTTCTGAAAAACAGGCCTTTATTGTTGGTGCAGATATCACCGAATTTTTATCCTTATTCAGCGCACCAGCAGAAAAACTTCGTGAACTACTGAATCTCGCTAACAATATTTTCAACCGAATTGAAGATCTACCTGTTCCTACAGTCTCTGCAATTAATGGGTATGCGCTTGGCGGTGGTTGTGAGCTGGTACTTGCCACTGATTTCCGTATTGCGTCACCAGATCTTCGAATTGGTTTGCCAGAAACTAAACTGGGCATTATGCCGGGCTTCGGTGGCTCCGTCCGTATGCCACGCCTAATTGGTACTGATAATGCCCTTGAGATTATTACCGCAGGCAAAGATATCAGTGCAGAAGAAGCACTGAAAAACGGTTTAGTGGACGCGGTTGTCCCTGCTGAAAAACTTGCTGAGGCTGCTGTTTCTATTTTGGAACAAGCCATCAAAGGTGACTTGGACTGGAAAGCTGCCCGCCAGCCTAAGCTGTCACCACTGAAACTCAACGAAGTTGAGCGCACTATGAGCTTCACCGTGGCAAAAGGTATGGTAATGAAAGTTGCAGGCCCTCATTACCCTGCTCCAATTACTGCCGTGAAAACCATTGAGAAAGCTGCCACATTGGGTCGTGATGAAGCATTGAAACTGGAAAGCGAAAGTTTTGTTGCATTAGCACACACTTCCGTTGCTCGCGCTTTGGTCGGCATTTTCCTGAATGACCAATATGTAAAAGGTCTGGCAAAAAAACATCTGAAGGAAGTATCCACTCCTCAGCACGCAGCCGTTCTCGGTGCTGGCATTATGGGGGGCGGTATCGCTTATCAATCAGCACGTAAGGGTGTTCCAGTGCTGATGAAAGATATTAATCAGAAAGCGCTGGATTTAGGTATTAATGAAGCAGCTAAGCTGTTGAATAAGCAATTTGAACGCGGACGCCTGGATGCGATGAAGATGGCTAAGATGCTGTCATCCATTCAACCAACCCTGAATTATGCTGGCATTGAACAGTCACAAGTTGTTGTTGAAGCCGTCATTGAAAATCCGAAAATTAAAGCCGCAGTTCTGGCAGAAACAGAATCCCATATTAATGATGACTGCATTCTGGCATCTAACACCTCTACAATTCCAATCACTGAACTGGCAAAGTCCCTGAAACGGCCAGAAAACTTCTGTGGTATGCACTTCTTCAACCCGGTTCACCGCATGCCATTGGTTGAGATCATTCGTGGGGAAAAAACATCAGACAAAACAATTTCTACTGTTGTCGCTTACGCCAGCAAGATGGGTAAAACGCCAATCGTTGTCAATGACTGCCCGGGATTTTTCGTAAACCGTGTCCTATTCCCTTATCTGGCTGGCTTCGGCATGTTATTGCGCGACGGCGGTGATTTCCGTCAAATCGACAAAATCATGGAAAAAGAATTTGGCTGGCCAATGGGCCCTGCTTATCTCATTGATGTTGTTGGTATCGATACTGCTCACCATGCCCAGAGTGTTATGGCACAAGGTTTCCCTGATCGTATGAGCCGAGATTACCGGGATGCCATTGATGTATTGTTTGAAAACCAACGTTATGGCCAGAAAAATGGTATTGGTTTTTATAAATACACCCAAGATAAAAAAGGCAAACCGAAAAAAGAGCAAGACGAAACCACAGATCAATTATTGGCAGATGTTAGTCAACCTAAACAGACTTTCTCTGGCGAAGAGATCATTGCCCGTACCATGATCCCAATGATTAACGAAGTTGTTCGCTGTCTGGAAGAAGGTGTTATTGCCAGCCCTGCGGAAGCAGATATGGCACTAGTTTATGGTTTAGGCTTCCCTCCATTCCACGGTGGTGTTTTCCGCTATTTGGATGCAATGGGAACCGCAGCTTATGTGAAATTGGCTGAAAGTTATGCCCATTTAGGCGCACTTTATCAAGTTCCAGCCGGCCTGAAAGCGAAAGCTGAGAGCAATGAAAGTTACTACCCTGCCGCAGCAAAACTTGCTGTTAATCCCGGTGAAACAGCGTGA
- a CDS encoding IS1 family transposase, with translation MAKVDVYCRYCHTSEQVKGHGKGNGGHPRYRCYACCKVFQLEYTYQACKPGVKEQIIEIVAHVFGERSRKTLDNLLTLLSPFHIRFYCTDDYAVYDSLPEEEHLTGKTFTQRLERNNLTHRTRIKRLNRKTIEYSKSEEMHDKVIGTFIERENYF, from the coding sequence ATGGCTAAAGTTGACGTTTATTGTCGTTATTGTCACACATCAGAACAGGTCAAAGGGCATGGAAAAGGAAATGGCGGCCATCCCCGTTATCGCTGTTATGCCTGCTGTAAGGTCTTTCAGTTGGAATACACCTATCAAGCCTGTAAACCCGGCGTTAAAGAACAGATTATCGAAATAGTGGCGCATGTTTTTGGGGAGCGCAGCCGGAAAACATTAGACAATCTGCTTACCCTTTTATCGCCCTTTCATATTCGGTTTTATTGTACGGATGATTATGCGGTGTATGACAGCCTCCCGGAAGAAGAACACCTGACCGGGAAGACATTCACCCAACGTTTAGAAAGAAACAATTTAACCCATCGAACCCGGATAAAAAGACTGAATCGAAAAACGATAGAGTATTCTAAATCAGAGGAAATGCACGATAAAGTGATTGGTACTTTCATTGAGCGTGAGAACTATTTTTAA
- the fre gene encoding NAD(P)H-flavin reductase: MTTLSCKVTSVDSITDTVYRVRLLPDSPFSFRAGQYLMVVMDERDKRPFSMASPPSEKQTIELHIGASELNLYAMAVMDRILDQKVIDIDIPHGQAWFREDSKNPMLLVAGGTGFSYTRSILLAALEKDPNHEIAIYWGGRELQHLYDLGELQALSECYPNLTVVPVVEQIDENWHGRTGTVLSAVLEDFGSLAPYDIYIAGRFEMAKIARERFCSERDACIDRMYGDAFEFI, from the coding sequence ATGACAACACTAAGCTGTAAAGTAACATCGGTTGACTCCATTACAGATACAGTTTATCGGGTTCGTTTATTACCTGATTCGCCTTTTTCTTTTCGTGCAGGACAATACCTTATGGTGGTTATGGATGAGCGAGATAAACGTCCTTTCTCCATGGCATCACCGCCATCAGAAAAACAGACGATTGAATTGCATATAGGTGCTTCTGAATTAAATCTGTATGCAATGGCGGTGATGGACAGGATCCTGGATCAGAAAGTTATTGATATTGATATTCCACACGGGCAAGCATGGTTTCGTGAAGATAGTAAAAACCCGATGCTATTGGTTGCAGGAGGAACAGGGTTTTCTTATACCCGTTCTATCTTACTGGCCGCATTGGAAAAAGATCCTAACCACGAGATTGCAATTTACTGGGGTGGCCGCGAATTGCAGCATCTCTACGATTTAGGAGAATTGCAGGCACTGAGTGAATGTTATCCTAATTTAACTGTTGTTCCTGTAGTTGAACAGATTGATGAGAATTGGCATGGAAGAACGGGGACTGTATTAAGTGCCGTTCTGGAAGATTTTGGCAGTTTGGCTCCGTATGATATCTATATAGCAGGCCGTTTTGAGATGGCTAAAATTGCCCGTGAACGGTTTTGTAGTGAACGTGATGCTTGCATCGATCGCATGTATGGTGATGCATTCGAGTTTATCTGA
- a CDS encoding IMPACT family protein translates to MKPYLIPAASVSFTEEIKKSRFITLLEHTSGVDEAKAFIQGIKEQYPDARHHCWAFVAGAPDDSQQLGFSDDGEPTGTAGKPMIAQLIGSGLGEITAVSVRYFGGIKLGTGGLVKAYGSGVQQALKLLEKKYKVPQKLYQLQCEYAQISMVEQLLQQFSGQVLASEYTENVTLQISLPATLAEEISNRLRDLSRGTLFLTSKK, encoded by the coding sequence ATGAAGCCTTATTTAATTCCTGCGGCTTCAGTCAGTTTTACTGAAGAAATAAAGAAAAGTCGTTTTATTACCCTGTTGGAACATACCAGCGGGGTAGATGAGGCAAAAGCATTTATCCAGGGTATCAAGGAACAATACCCTGATGCCCGGCATCACTGTTGGGCTTTTGTCGCAGGTGCGCCTGATGACTCTCAACAATTGGGGTTTTCAGATGATGGAGAGCCTACCGGAACTGCGGGTAAACCGATGATTGCACAGTTAATCGGGAGTGGCTTAGGAGAGATCACCGCAGTATCAGTTCGTTATTTTGGTGGTATTAAGCTTGGTACAGGTGGGTTGGTGAAAGCTTATGGCAGTGGCGTTCAGCAGGCACTTAAGCTATTGGAAAAAAAGTATAAAGTGCCGCAAAAACTGTATCAGTTACAGTGTGAATATGCACAAATTTCTATGGTAGAACAATTGTTACAGCAATTTTCAGGGCAAGTGCTCGCTAGTGAGTACACTGAAAATGTTACATTGCAAATATCATTACCTGCTACTCTTGCAGAAGAAATAAGTAATAGATTACGCGACTTAAGTCGCGGTACGCTTTTTTTAACGTCAAAAAAATAA
- the pepQ gene encoding Xaa-Pro dipeptidase, with translation MEKLASLYQEHIKILQKRAREILARSQLDALLIHSGELLRVFLDDSHYPFKANAHFKAWVPVTNVPNCWLWIDGINKPKLWFYSPVDYWHSVEPLPHGYWTEEVEMIHLAKADDIKTALNGLPKQHTAYIGEQVERAKSLGLLNQNINPKVVLDYLSYHRSYKTDYELACMREAQKTAVNGHMAAHDAFLSGVSEFEINMFYLIATGHRDTDVPYNNIIALNENAAVLHYTKLQQTVPSEIRSFLIDAGAEYNGYAADITRTYAAKSNSEFAALVKGLNDEQQAIIATIKAGGRYTDYHINMHHRIAKLLKKHDIITGISEGVMVEKGLTTPFFPHGLGHQLGLQVHDSAGFMQDDSGTHLAAPEMYSYLRCTRILEPGMVLTIEPGLYFIETLLTPWRESEYSKHFDWKKIDMLKPYGGIRIEDNIVIHDGRIENMTRDLQLS, from the coding sequence ATGGAAAAGTTGGCATCTCTGTACCAAGAACATATTAAAATATTGCAAAAACGTGCCAGAGAAATATTGGCACGCAGTCAGCTAGACGCCCTGCTTATTCACTCTGGTGAGTTATTACGCGTGTTTCTTGATGATAGCCATTATCCTTTCAAGGCAAATGCGCATTTCAAAGCATGGGTTCCTGTAACCAATGTACCGAATTGCTGGTTATGGATCGATGGTATTAATAAACCCAAGCTATGGTTTTACTCACCGGTGGATTATTGGCACAGTGTGGAACCGTTGCCCCATGGTTATTGGACTGAAGAAGTCGAAATGATTCATTTGGCTAAGGCTGATGATATCAAAACTGCACTGAATGGGTTACCAAAACAACATACGGCATATATCGGTGAGCAAGTCGAACGTGCAAAATCTCTGGGGCTCCTCAATCAAAATATCAACCCTAAAGTAGTTTTGGATTATTTAAGCTACCATCGTTCATATAAAACTGATTATGAACTGGCTTGTATGCGTGAAGCGCAAAAAACGGCTGTTAATGGTCATATGGCCGCACATGATGCATTTTTATCGGGTGTCAGTGAATTCGAAATCAATATGTTCTATTTAATAGCAACAGGCCACCGTGATACTGATGTTCCTTATAATAATATTATTGCCTTGAATGAAAACGCGGCAGTTTTGCATTACACAAAGTTACAACAGACCGTACCTTCTGAAATTCGCAGTTTTTTAATTGATGCCGGGGCGGAATATAATGGCTACGCTGCGGATATCACCCGAACTTATGCAGCAAAATCCAACAGCGAATTCGCCGCTCTGGTTAAAGGACTGAATGATGAGCAACAGGCGATCATAGCCACGATCAAAGCTGGTGGTCGATACACCGATTACCATATCAATATGCATCATCGTATAGCTAAGCTACTGAAAAAACACGATATCATTACTGGAATTAGTGAAGGTGTCATGGTTGAAAAAGGGCTAACAACGCCATTTTTCCCACATGGACTTGGTCATCAACTTGGCTTACAGGTGCATGATTCTGCTGGGTTTATGCAGGATGATAGCGGAACCCATCTGGCTGCGCCGGAAATGTATTCTTACCTGCGTTGTACTCGTATTTTAGAGCCGGGAATGGTTTTGACCATTGAGCCGGGTCTTTATTTCATTGAAACTCTATTAACGCCTTGGCGTGAAAGTGAATACAGCAAACATTTCGATTGGAAAAAAATCGATATGCTTAAGCCTTATGGCGGTATTCGCATTGAGGATAATATCGTTATTCACGATGGAAGAATTGAAAACATGACCAGAGATTTGCAGTTGTCGTAA
- a CDS encoding DUF969 domain-containing protein → MQYTINFWPLIGIVVIMVGFILRLNPVLIVTIAGLVTGLAAGMPILDILEKLGSGFLNTLNLSLTILLPLVIIGLLERHGLKEQAQRTIAHIKSATAGRLLIIYLFVRETSAALGLTSLGGHPQMVRPLLAPMAEGAAENQYGDLPDHIRYRIRAMSAATDNTGLFFGEDIFVAFGAIIFMHNFMLNSAGIQTEPLHIAMWGIPTAICAFLIHSVRLYRLDNRLAKEIASLNQTPLNPIKQASKEAR, encoded by the coding sequence ATGCAGTACACAATCAATTTTTGGCCCTTAATCGGGATCGTAGTCATCATGGTCGGTTTTATTCTGAGGCTCAATCCTGTTTTGATTGTAACAATTGCAGGGCTGGTTACTGGGTTAGCCGCCGGTATGCCAATCCTCGATATTCTGGAAAAACTCGGTTCCGGGTTTCTTAATACACTCAATCTATCGCTGACTATTTTACTGCCCTTAGTCATCATCGGTCTGCTGGAAAGGCATGGGTTAAAAGAACAAGCCCAACGTACAATTGCCCATATCAAAAGCGCCACAGCAGGACGTTTATTGATAATCTATTTATTTGTACGTGAAACCTCTGCTGCTCTGGGATTAACCAGTCTGGGCGGGCATCCACAAATGGTTCGTCCACTGTTGGCACCTATGGCAGAAGGGGCTGCCGAGAATCAATATGGTGATTTGCCTGACCATATCCGTTACCGGATCCGTGCTATGTCCGCTGCAACAGATAATACCGGATTATTTTTCGGTGAAGATATTTTTGTCGCATTCGGTGCCATTATATTTATGCACAATTTTATGCTGAACTCCGCTGGCATCCAGACTGAACCTCTGCATATCGCCATGTGGGGCATTCCGACCGCTATTTGTGCTTTTTTAATTCATTCAGTTAGGCTCTATCGCCTTGATAATCGGCTTGCCAAAGAAATTGCTTCCCTGAACCAGACGCCTTTAAACCCGATAAAGCAGGCCAGTAAGGAGGCAAGATAA
- the trkH gene encoding Trk system potassium transporter TrkH, translating into MHFRTITRIVGLLVIIFSVTMIIPGLVALIYRDGAGRAFSQTFIFALFIGLILWIPNREQKHELKPKEGFLIVVLFWTVLGSVGALPFIFSEKPNLSVTDAFFESFSGLTTTGATTLVGLDSLPKAILFYRQMLQWLGGMGIIVLAVAILPLLGVGGMQLYRAEMPGPLKDNKMRPRIAETAKTLWLIYVLLTIACAIALWAAGMSVFDAISHSFSTIAIGGFSTHDASVGFFNSPTINTIIAIFLLISGCNFGLHFAVLSGRSLTVYWRDPEFRMFISIQLALVVLCTLVLWQHSVYESKLNALNHAFFQVVSMATTAGFTTDSFARWPLFLPFLLLCSAFIGGCAGSTGGGLKVIRILLLFLQGSRELKRLVHPNAVYTIKLGRRALPEKIIEAVWGFFSAYALVFIISMLLLIATGVDEFSAFSAIAATLNNLGPGLGTVADNFTTMNPTAKWILVVTMLFGRLEVFTLLVLFTPTFWRD; encoded by the coding sequence ATGCATTTTCGCACCATAACTCGTATTGTCGGGCTACTTGTTATTATTTTCTCTGTCACAATGATTATTCCGGGGTTGGTGGCATTGATTTACCGAGATGGTGCAGGCAGAGCTTTTAGTCAGACATTCATCTTTGCGCTCTTCATTGGTTTAATACTATGGATACCCAATCGGGAACAAAAACATGAATTGAAACCTAAAGAGGGTTTCCTGATTGTTGTTCTGTTCTGGACAGTATTGGGCAGTGTTGGAGCATTACCCTTTATTTTTTCTGAAAAACCTAACCTTTCGGTTACAGATGCTTTTTTTGAATCCTTTTCTGGCCTGACAACAACAGGGGCGACGACGCTTGTTGGTCTTGATTCTCTTCCTAAGGCAATTCTCTTTTATCGGCAAATGCTGCAATGGTTGGGGGGAATGGGAATTATTGTATTGGCTGTTGCGATCCTGCCTTTGTTGGGCGTTGGTGGAATGCAGCTTTATCGGGCTGAAATGCCGGGGCCGTTAAAAGATAATAAAATGCGTCCTCGTATTGCGGAAACAGCTAAAACCCTTTGGCTGATTTATGTCTTATTGACCATTGCCTGTGCGATTGCGCTATGGGCAGCGGGAATGTCGGTTTTTGATGCGATTTCTCATAGCTTTTCTACCATCGCAATCGGTGGATTTTCAACACACGATGCCAGCGTGGGATTTTTCAATAGCCCGACAATTAATACTATTATTGCGATCTTTCTGCTGATTTCCGGTTGTAACTTCGGCCTGCATTTTGCTGTGCTTTCCGGGCGAAGTTTGACAGTCTACTGGCGTGACCCTGAATTTCGCATGTTTATCAGTATCCAGTTAGCATTAGTCGTACTGTGTACACTGGTTTTATGGCAGCATTCTGTTTATGAATCCAAATTAAATGCACTTAATCATGCTTTCTTCCAGGTTGTTTCAATGGCAACGACGGCTGGGTTTACAACAGACAGTTTTGCCAGGTGGCCTCTGTTTCTGCCGTTTTTACTATTATGCTCTGCATTTATTGGTGGATGTGCCGGATCAACTGGTGGTGGTTTGAAAGTCATCCGTATTTTGCTCCTATTTCTACAAGGCTCCCGCGAACTGAAACGTCTGGTGCATCCGAACGCGGTATATACTATTAAATTGGGACGTCGGGCATTGCCGGAAAAAATTATTGAAGCAGTCTGGGGGTTTTTCTCCGCTTACGCATTGGTTTTCATCATTAGTATGTTGCTACTGATAGCAACGGGTGTTGATGAATTCTCTGCCTTTTCGGCTATTGCCGCAACATTGAATAACCTGGGGCCAGGATTGGGAACTGTAGCGGATAACTTCACTACGATGAATCCGACAGCCAAGTGGATATTGGTAGTAACGATGTTGTTTGGACGTTTGGAAGTTTTCACTTTATTAGTCCTATTTACACCAACTTTCTGGCGCGACTAA
- the rfaH gene encoding transcription/translation regulatory transformer protein RfaH — protein sequence MGNWYLLYCKRGQISRAIENLERQDVICLTPTAKIEKIVRGKRTTVTEPLFPNYLFVNFDPEVIHTTTVNSTRGVNHFIRFSTYPAIVPQPLIDELMSATEQEFTAPETPVSGDTVLITEGIFEGIQAIYNEPDGETRSILLLNILNKEVSKVLDNKQFVKV from the coding sequence ATGGGAAATTGGTATCTTCTTTACTGTAAACGCGGGCAAATCTCCCGGGCGATAGAAAACCTGGAGCGACAAGATGTTATTTGCCTGACACCCACAGCCAAAATTGAAAAAATCGTTCGGGGCAAAAGGACAACCGTAACCGAACCCCTCTTTCCGAACTACCTCTTTGTGAATTTTGATCCGGAGGTTATTCATACCACTACCGTCAATTCAACACGTGGAGTCAATCATTTTATCCGCTTTAGTACATATCCAGCTATTGTTCCACAACCGTTAATCGATGAATTGATGAGCGCAACCGAACAGGAATTTACCGCACCAGAAACTCCTGTTTCTGGTGATACTGTACTGATAACTGAAGGTATTTTTGAAGGTATTCAGGCCATTTATAATGAACCGGATGGAGAAACCCGTTCTATTCTTCTGTTGAATATACTCAATAAAGAAGTCTCCAAGGTGTTGGATAATAAACAGTTCGTTAAAGTCTGA
- the ubiD gene encoding 4-hydroxy-3-polyprenylbenzoate decarboxylase, whose amino-acid sequence MKYRDLREFLSLLEQSGELKRIRMEVDPYLEMTEIADRTLRAGGPALLFENPKGYSMPVLCNLFGTPKRVAMGMGQDDVKALHDVGKLLAFLKEPEPPKGFRDLVGKLPKFKQILNMSTKRLSSAPCQEQVWEGDEVDLTRIPVMHCWPEDVAPLITWGLTVTKGPNKERQNLGIYRQQVLGKNKLIMRWLSHRGGALDFQEWCQAHPGERFPVAVALGADPATILAAVTPIPDTLSEYAFAGLLRGHKTEVVKCLSNDLEVPASAEIILEGYIEPGEMAPEGPYGDHTGYYNEVDMFPVWTITHVTQRRDAIYHSTYTGRPPDEPAVLGVALNEVLVPILQKQFPEIVDFYLPPEGCSYRLAVVTIKKQYAGHAKRVMMGVWSYLRQFMYTKFVIVCDDDINARDWNDVIWAITTRMDPQRDTVLIENTPIDYLDFASPVSGLGSKMGLDATNKWPGETQREWGRSIVMSDEIRARVDEIWDQLDILKR is encoded by the coding sequence ATGAAATACCGCGATCTGAGAGAGTTTCTTTCCCTGCTGGAGCAATCTGGTGAATTAAAACGAATTCGTATGGAAGTTGATCCTTATCTGGAAATGACAGAAATCGCGGATCGTACTCTTCGTGCCGGTGGCCCTGCTTTGTTGTTTGAAAACCCAAAGGGATATTCAATGCCAGTTTTATGTAATCTGTTCGGTACTCCTAAGCGGGTTGCGATGGGAATGGGGCAGGATGATGTTAAGGCGTTGCACGATGTTGGCAAATTATTGGCTTTCCTTAAAGAGCCTGAGCCACCGAAAGGTTTTCGTGACCTGGTAGGTAAGCTGCCAAAATTCAAACAAATTTTGAATATGTCAACTAAGCGTCTTAGTTCTGCGCCTTGTCAGGAACAGGTTTGGGAGGGGGATGAAGTTGATTTGACCCGTATTCCTGTGATGCACTGCTGGCCCGAAGATGTTGCGCCTCTGATAACATGGGGGTTGACTGTAACCAAAGGGCCAAATAAAGAGCGTCAGAATCTGGGTATCTATCGTCAGCAGGTTTTGGGGAAAAATAAACTTATCATGCGGTGGTTATCACACCGTGGTGGTGCGCTTGATTTTCAGGAATGGTGTCAGGCACACCCAGGTGAGCGATTCCCTGTTGCTGTTGCACTGGGAGCTGATCCTGCCACAATCTTGGCGGCTGTCACTCCTATCCCTGATACGTTGTCTGAATATGCTTTTGCCGGGCTGTTACGTGGGCATAAAACAGAAGTGGTGAAATGTTTATCCAATGATTTGGAAGTGCCTGCGAGTGCTGAAATTATCCTTGAAGGGTATATCGAGCCGGGCGAAATGGCTCCAGAAGGGCCGTATGGTGACCACACTGGTTATTATAATGAAGTAGATATGTTTCCGGTATGGACCATTACACACGTTACTCAGCGCCGTGATGCCATCTATCACTCCACTTATACAGGACGTCCACCGGATGAGCCTGCTGTATTGGGAGTGGCATTGAATGAAGTGCTGGTCCCAATTCTGCAAAAGCAATTTCCTGAAATTGTCGATTTTTATCTACCGCCGGAAGGATGTTCTTATCGGCTTGCTGTCGTTACGATTAAAAAACAATATGCAGGGCATGCCAAGCGAGTCATGATGGGGGTCTGGTCATATCTGCGACAATTTATGTACACAAAATTTGTTATTGTCTGCGATGATGATATTAATGCGCGAGATTGGAATGATGTCATCTGGGCAATAACGACGCGAATGGATCCGCAACGGGATACTGTCTTAATAGAAAATACACCAATCGACTATCTCGATTTTGCATCACCGGTTTCTGGGCTTGGCTCAAAAATGGGATTGGATGCAACAAATAAATGGCCGGGAGAAACACAAAGGGAGTGGGGACGTTCGATAGTCATGAGTGATGAAATCCGGGCGCGTGTCGATGAGATTTGGGATCAATTAGATATTTTGAAGCGATAA